The DNA sequence ATAGTCGTGGTGTGGATAGTGTACACTTTAGATAAATTTCAGACTTATCCACGATTTGACACTATTTTTCACTTATGTTTTTCTATTCTCGCTTTATGAAAATGTTTCATAACTTTTCATAAAACATGTTACACTACCAAAAACCACCCAAAGAGAATATCTCAAATTGGGTGATTAGAATTGAAAGACATTATTAAATTTCGATCTCTGCAGATTTTTTTCCCGTTTTATTGCAGTTTGTACGAACTTTTATCTCATCTCCTGCTTTTGCATCGATGATCTTATACAATACAGAACCACCTTCAGAATTATCCTGCGTTTCCATTTTCTGTTCAATTATCTCATCACCATTCATGTAAACAATTATCTCATAAACAAAATGTTTATCTGCATCTTTAACTTCATGAACATAATTTACAGTTAAAATGGATGTTTCCTGATCGAAAGTCAGTTCAATATCTGATGCTGGATGTGCAATTAGAAAAGCACTGGATAAGATTAATACAATTAAAATAAAAAACTTCATTTTCCCCCCTGTTATTTTTTTTTCTTTTTTTTAAAATACATCATTTTAACCCAATTGAAATTGAGAATAAAATGAAATATAGCAATAATAATAAAGATAATCCCCGACCATCCATGCAACCCATATAAAAATTCACTGCCTTGAATTTCTGATGGAATGTAGCGATACAGGATCAAAGATACTGCAGCAGTTAGAAAAGCTAACAATAAGAAAATATTCAAAATTTTCAATGCTTTTTGTTTGTTCATTATCACCCCTTTATCCGAATTTCTTTAATAATGCTTCATAACATCAAATTCAAATTTATGTCAAATAAAAAAAAGCCCTGCAAGATTTTGCAGGGCATTATCTACACTCATAATATCATTCAATTGTAATTGAACAATTTTCTATTTGGACATTATCGAAGCCACTTATCGGATTGGCATTTTCATCCATCATATTAAGATTTTCAATTATAAAATCAACATTACCAATTTGAATTGCTTCAATAGAAAAACCACACAAAACACCAAATCCAGAGACTCCATCATAATCATCGGTTTGCTCCAAACCAATTGAAATACTGTAAACACCTTCATCTAATTGCGTAAAGGAAATCACTTCATCATTCCAAATACTCCCTTCAGAAAAGCTGTCGTTATCTATTTGCAGTAAATCAGAATCGTAAGTCAATTCAAACGTTGCCACAAAAAGATCTAGAACACCCTCGACAGCTATTTCCAGCAAAACTTCTTCACCAATAGCAATTTGAGAGGTTTGAGGAATAATGGATAAAACTAACTCATCTTTTGGTTCATTCGGATCATCAGAACATGATATCAACAGAGTTGCTAAAGCTAAGATCATTAATATTTTTTTCATTTTGAACTCCTTATTTCAGCAATAGCATCTTGCAAGTAGCTATTTTTTGTGAACTTAACTTAAGCTGGTAGAAATAAATTCCACTTGGGACTAAATGGTCACTTGAATTTTTACCATTCCAGACATATTCATGAAACCCTTTATTTAGATTGCTTTCGAGTAATTTTTTTACTAATTGTCCTTTCGAATTGAAAATCAGTAATTCAGCTTCACCAGCTTCCAGCAATTCAAAAGAAATTGTCGTATCGGGATTGAAGGGATTTGGATAATTTTGATACAATATGCTCGAGTTTGGTAAATTTGCTGCTGGAAAATTAAATTCTTCCGCAATTCTATTTTTCAGCATTGATTCAATGCCTGAATCATCCAAATTATTGTAGAGTTGATAAAATTGATCTTCAAATGCATTTATATCGGGATAATTCCAATTTGTGGTCATAACATCATGGGAATAATTCCAATTCAAACAAATAGCAGCTACATCAGAAATATTAACTTGTCCATCACCATTGCAATCTGCGAAAGCTGCATATTCTATCCAGTCAGTTGGATAATCCCAACTTTGCCAAACGTATGATAAGCTGTCTCGAGCAGTACCTGTTTCATTCCAGTAAAGTCCAATCGGAATGATATCATCCGCGTCTACAAAACCATCATTATTACAATCTCCAGGCCAAACATCATAAAGATTTCCCATTATATCTACATATTTTGCATAACTTTCCAGATAAACATCATCAAATAAACAACCAATTTTGAATTTGTATTCAAAGCTACTTTCTAAACCGGAAATAATATACTCATTCAAACTTGGATCAGCAACTTCATTTTGCCAGGTAGAAGCAGGAGCATCTGCTTTTTTATAATAAATTTGAAATTCATCAGGTTCCGTCAGCATCAACCAATGTAATATCGCAGAATCAGTATTGAAAATTGGTTCGACTGAACTTAAATAAGGAATGCTAGGTAAATCTGAAATTAATGAATAATCAAATCCGCTTGCTAAAAAATCTTCTGCAAGTTGTACTTTATTCTGCAAACCTGCTAATTCGCTATCTAAGGTTATCAAAGTATAAAAGACAAAACTTTCTCCTGGTGGGATATTTAATGTAGCCGGACTTGGATTACTAAAAGCTTGTTGATCGCCAAAAATTGCATAAAGGAATCTTGTATCATCAGGATTCCCTATCTGAGAATTGGGTTCATCTCGCAAAGAAATGTACTTACTTGAATTAGGATTACGCCCTGTCATAAGCCAGTATTTTTCATTCGATGTAACTCCTGAAGGACATACATTTAAAGGATTACCGTCATCAGGGCCATCTCCTCTATTCCAATACCAACAATCATGTTCATAATTTGCCGAATTTAAGATTTTAAGCGCAATATTGCCCGGAGCAAACCCATTATCACCATCTTCATCATAAGAATAAGCAAATTCATTCCCTGAACCTGCTAAATACGTACTAATATCATCCAATGAATCATAGCCAATATCTGCATCAACCATATATCCAACAGAACAGTCGAAAAGTGTATCAATTTGAGATGTATTGTAAAGTGTGTTTTTAATGATAAGCATATCTGCATAAAATTGCACGGGCCAGGTATAAATTTCCTGTGCAACAGCTACATTTAATTGTTCATAATCTCCATGATTGTTACCAGAAGAAGATCCTCCCCAATCTCTTTCACCTTCCGTCCCAAATGGACTGTAATCATAGAAATAAGAGACCGCAGTAACAAATCCGGGATAACTGCAGTCTTCATCTAAAATTCCATCTAAATCATCATCGTATGGTTCAGTAAATAGGTATTCACCACTGGGATCGTTAAAGTCAAAAGGACTGCCAAGATCATCTTCATCTACAAGTCCATCACCATCATCATCGAAATCTGGTGCATTTCCTACTTTTTTCGCTATGATATCATAAGGAGAATTTTCAAAATATTGCATTCCAAGATCGTCAGCTTCCAATGGATTATAAGCTGGTAAAAATTCAAACAAATGCGCATCACCATCAAAACCAACTGTTGTTAATGTATCTACTACAAGCTGCATATCAGGAGTCCAAGTGGGATCACTGGCAGGAATGCAATCATCCCAACTAGTTGGTTCTTCTTCAATCCAATAAAGCTTTTCTCCAAGTTCATTTCTTCTTATTCTTTTGGCTCCAAACCACAAACCTGCCTGGTATAAATAATCAGCTTCGCTTCCAGATGGCCATTTCAAGCCATAGCTATTATCGAGTTTGCCCATATAACCATAATTTGTTACATTTACTTTGATCTGTCCACTTTCAAAAATCTGCTCAACTGACAATTCTCTGGAATCTGGTAAATCTAATGGTCTGGCAGATAAGATTGAAAAGCAAACAAGTATGAATACAATAAATATTTTTTTCATCTTCTCCTCCTACATTCCCAATTCGGTTAGAATTTCATTCATTAATGCTGTAACTTGATCTTGCTGCATATACGATAGCGGGAAGCTAAAAATGTAACAATTACAATCATTTACGCTTCGTTTAAGAGCAACCGGCTGCTGAACAAGAAAATCATAATCGTCCTGAGTTGGCCAGCCAGGTTCATTACTTGGTGATGCACAACCATAACGATACATTATAGTTACATCATTTGCCAAGTAATCCTCATTAAAATAAGAAACAGGCCCTAAACCGTGACAGGGATTAAATATTTCAACATTAACTATTGGATTAAAACTGGGATATTCAAGATCGATTTGTTGCAAATATCCATTAGTTGTTTCTGGTAACGCACTAACAAAAAAAGTGTTTTGCGTATAACTAGATTGTCCTTGATCGTTGGCAAAAATATTAATTGCATTTTCATCAAGCTCAATTCCAAAATAATCTTGCAAAAAAGTAAAATCCGTTTGAATAAAACTGTAATTTGCATTATACAAATTTTGAGCCGAACTAACCAGAATGTTTCCACCGTTTTTCAAATACAGGTTCAGAACATCATATTCACTTGCTAATTTATTACCTTCTATCGGATTATCAGAATGATAAACAATCAATTTGTAATTCTGCAAATCTGTTGGCGAGAATACATCTTTTCCCCAATGAAGAACAGAATTCCAGAAACCATAATCAACTAATTCCTGCCTGTCTAATGCCTCTATATTACCTGAATAATTTGCAAAAATATCCAGGTAAAATAGATCTATAAGATCATCAGGTGAGCCACCGTTATTGGGCGAATCATCCAAAATTAAAATTCCTTCTCTGTCATTTAAAGAAACCGGAGCATGTAAATTAAAAGTGTATTCCGAAGGTGTTTGATCTCCATTCATTGCCATATCTACTGCGCGAACGGTAAGAGTATGTTCACCATAATCCAGATTTTCTAAAATGAAATTTTGACTCAACTCATTTTCAATTGGAATCCGTAACCATTCCAAGCCGTTGTTATCTATAATATTATATTCATCAGCAGGAAGTTCAGGATGAATAAATGCCTGATCATCCAATCTAATATCAAAAAAAACAATTTGAGAAAAATAATTTATACCAGTAGTTTCATCTATAACGATTCCTAAGTATTTATTTCCAGCATAATTACCTATAAATTCACCTTTATACCCCACATGAATAAAATATTGAAAATCATCACTTCCGATCATGGCATAATTGCCTTCTGAATCGATCCAAGTTGGAGTAGCATAACAAATTTCATTATCAATCAATTTTGATGGTAATATTCCACCCAAAGCCGGATCGATATAAGTTACATAATGATTTTCTCCCAAAGCATAACAATCGTTTGAACAATCTGTATAATTCTGTATTATTCCATTATAAATTAACGTATTAGGATAAAGTCCTTCTTGAACTTTGAAATTCATTTTCGCTGGGTTATCGATATCTTCATAGCCGCTTCGAGTTACAATATACGCTTCAAACTGAGTTAGTTCTCCATCTTCATTTGGAGTTAGTGCATTCCCTGTAGCAGTTGTCATTTCAACTTCTCTAATATCTTCACAATCAATGGAATTATACCAGGTGCCTTCTTCCAGAATTGTACTATCGGCTTCTGCAATAATATTGATCCTGTACATAAAATGATCTGCATAAAGTCCTTCCACAAAGATATCGGAAATTTTTTCATTCATTATAAAGATCGTTCC is a window from the Candidatus Cloacimonadota bacterium genome containing:
- a CDS encoding DUF4405 domain-containing protein; the protein is MNKQKALKILNIFLLLAFLTAAVSLILYRYIPSEIQGSEFLYGLHGWSGIIFIIIAIFHFILNFNWVKMMYFKKKKKK
- a CDS encoding cohesin domain-containing protein, yielding MKKILMILALATLLISCSDDPNEPKDELVLSIIPQTSQIAIGEEVLLEIAVEGVLDLFVATFELTYDSDLLQIDNDSFSEGSIWNDEVISFTQLDEGVYSISIGLEQTDDYDGVSGFGVLCGFSIEAIQIGNVDFIIENLNMMDENANPISGFDNVQIENCSITIE
- a CDS encoding T9SS type A sorting domain-containing protein, which codes for MKKIFIVFILVCFSILSARPLDLPDSRELSVEQIFESGQIKVNVTNYGYMGKLDNSYGLKWPSGSEADYLYQAGLWFGAKRIRRNELGEKLYWIEEEPTSWDDCIPASDPTWTPDMQLVVDTLTTVGFDGDAHLFEFLPAYNPLEADDLGMQYFENSPYDIIAKKVGNAPDFDDDGDGLVDEDDLGSPFDFNDPSGEYLFTEPYDDDLDGILDEDCSYPGFVTAVSYFYDYSPFGTEGERDWGGSSSGNNHGDYEQLNVAVAQEIYTWPVQFYADMLIIKNTLYNTSQIDTLFDCSVGYMVDADIGYDSLDDISTYLAGSGNEFAYSYDEDGDNGFAPGNIALKILNSANYEHDCWYWNRGDGPDDGNPLNVCPSGVTSNEKYWLMTGRNPNSSKYISLRDEPNSQIGNPDDTRFLYAIFGDQQAFSNPSPATLNIPPGESFVFYTLITLDSELAGLQNKVQLAEDFLASGFDYSLISDLPSIPYLSSVEPIFNTDSAILHWLMLTEPDEFQIYYKKADAPASTWQNEVADPSLNEYIISGLESSFEYKFKIGCLFDDVYLESYAKYVDIMGNLYDVWPGDCNNDGFVDADDIIPIGLYWNETGTARDSLSYVWQSWDYPTDWIEYAAFADCNGDGQVNISDVAAICLNWNYSHDVMTTNWNYPDINAFEDQFYQLYNNLDDSGIESMLKNRIAEEFNFPAANLPNSSILYQNYPNPFNPDTTISFELLEAGEAELLIFNSKGQLVKKLLESNLNKGFHEYVWNGKNSSDHLVPSGIYFYQLKLSSQKIATCKMLLLK